The Elgaria multicarinata webbii isolate HBS135686 ecotype San Diego chromosome 7, rElgMul1.1.pri, whole genome shotgun sequence nucleotide sequence AtgatagcccagatagatgtgacggccaggggtgcctactatcagcttcagctattgtgtcagcagcaccctttcctagagttggaagacctaaagatggtagtgcacgtgttGGTAACCcggaggcttgacttctgcaatacgCTGTAcaaagggctacctttgtgcctagtaaAGAAACTTCaattacttcaaaatatggcagccaggttggtcactggtacatctagaggTGAGCATATTGCcgcaacattaaaatcactccactggctgccaattagttcctggccgaagtacaaagtgttggtcattacctttaaagccctacatggtttgggtcctggttatctgtgggattgccttctcctgtacaatccaccccacacaatcaggtcctctgggagaacttacttcagtcagccaaaaccaggctgaaaacttttacccagaggacctcttcttctgtcgcccccagactgtggaatggcctgctggaggagattcgtcaacttaactctctctctgagtttaagacagctataaaaactagcctcttccagcaggcctacccagatgaattttaaaccaagcatTTTAAgttgtcttgattgttattttgatattgtattggtttgatatgctcttttaattaattttatgtatttgatttattttgtattgttgtattCATGTTGTTCCCAACCTTGATCcaaagagaaatttatttatttatttatttatttatttatttattacatttctataccgcccaatagccggagctctctctttctccagagCCGAAGAAAggcggatgatgatgatgatgatgatgattggaggGGGGGGTAATTCAGCACTTCCAGCTAACTATCCTTAGCAGGGGAGCATGGACAGCCTCTCTCATTTGCTAAGAAGCAGCTACCTATTGTGTTGATGACATTCAGTTCTACTCTGCCCACTCAACCCTGAAATATGGGGGTTTCAAGCACTTGACCTTCAAAAAGCAGGTTTTAAGTATGGTATATggccctttctttttctctttttttgcttcAGGTGCCCCTGATGGACCACAgtcgatttcatgaaaatccagataaTTCCCATTTTCATGTACATTCTTCGGTTTCTTTCATCTCCATATCATTCCTCAAAGCTCCAGCTTCCTGTATCACATTCCAGGCTGCAGTTCATCTCCCCGTTCTTACACCTCAATTAatcctatttatttttaagtcCAACATACAAAtacattcaggccatagctagacctaaggtttatcctaggattgtcctggggtcaaacctgttcatctaggtgacacacaggggatccagtgctcaggcaggggtgaaccctggatcatcccaggataaaccttaggtctagctgtggcctcagtctccaTCCTGACTCCATTCTGTCCAAACAGCCCCGTTTAGACATAACCATATTCTCTCCTGTTCCCCACTTCCTTGTATTTCCCAATCCCTCCATTCCCTTCACTGTCCTGCTCTCTTCCTAGCTCCTCTCAGCCAGTTTTCTCCTCATCTGCCTTCAAGGTTCCCTATTTAACCTTCAACACTcagtttctaaaaagaaaagaccaTGGACAAATTCTTTTCTCCCATCTTTAGTTCATGGTCTGTATGAAGCAATTACAGGATACTCATAGGGCAGTCATAATGGTATTGCTATCTGGCCTCCAGCCTTTGTTCCGGTGGAATGGGTGAATGGGTGTGCTAGGGTAGATGGATGGGAATTATGGGGTACTTGGATTGCAGCACCACCATTTTGAGGAGCcacaaaacagaataaattaaACTTTATTCTCACCTGGCTCATGAGTTTACTTTCCTCTGCACGACTTAATTCTTGGGAACCATCTGAATTCCTTGGATTCACCTGAGTGTTAGGAGGCTCCacagaaaaaacaggaaatagaGGCCTGAGAAACCGGAACTCACTATTCAGAGACCCGCCAGCTAAGCACACCTCATAGTTGTAGGCCTGGGAAAGAGTTCCAGTGCCAGAATCCACACAGTTCTCCTGGGAGTTCGGTCCCACAGGGAAAGTACATGCAGAGTTATGGGTCCCTAAGAAGTTCCTGTGTTTCTGAATCTTGATTGCAGCAAACACCATTACAGAAAGGATAAAAACAGATGAGATGGCTGCCAAGCATATGATCAAATACGTAGTCAGGGTATGGTCTTCTTCCTTTACTATTTCATCCTTAGgatcatccatcattttcatatACGGGTCAGAGAAGCTGTCCACCAGAAGAATTCTTAGCGTTGTAGAGGTGGACTTGGGAGGATGTCCGTTATCTCTGACCATTACAATGAGATTCTGCTTGAAGCTCTCTCGATTACTGATGGGCCTCGTGGTTCTCACTTCTCCATTTTGGGCCCCCACAGTGAACAGACCAGGATCCGTGGCCTTCAGCAGTTGATAGGAAAGCCAAGAGTTTTGACCAGAATCTCGGTCTGCTGCCACTACCTTGGTGACCAGGTAGCTGGCATCTGCCCCGCGGGGGACCAGGTCATTTGACAGGGAGGTGCTGTTCTGAAGAGGGTAGAGAATGAAGGGGGCATTGTCATTATCATCCATGATATGAATGTGGGCAATAACCTCTGAGCTCAGTGGAGGGGACCCTTTATCCGTAGCCCTCACCATCACATGGAAGTCTTTTATGTCCTCATAATCTATGGATCGAATGGCATATAGGTTCCCTGTTTCAGAGTTAATGGAGATGTAAGAGGATGCAGGGCCATCTCTGATCTTCCCAGGCAATAGAGAGTAGGTCACTTTGGCATTCTGCTCCGTGTCCAGGTCAACGGCACGGACTGAACCAATTAGTAGACCTGGAATATTGTTTTCTCGTAACTGCATTTCATAGTGGGATGTTTCAAACACCGGAGCGTTGTCATTGATATCTGAGATCTGAATATTAATTATTCTCACCAACGTGAGCCTGGGAGAGCCTCGGTCAGTGGCGGTGATGGTGACATTGTACTCAGAGACTTGTTCTCTGTCCAGTGGCTGTTGGGTCACAAGCTGGTAATAATTGTTTccaatggcttttagcccaaaggGCAGCTTTGTCTCAGTAGTGCAGGCAGTTCTGCCGTTGTCTCCAGAGTCTTGGTCTGTGACACTGAAGAGGGCCACCACAGTCTCTGTGGGAGAGTCTTCTGGTAAGGGACTGGCGGTGAAAGTTACAGTCACCTCTGGGACATTGTCGTTCTCATCCTCAACCTCCACAATGACTTTGCAGTAAGCTGAGAGCCCTCCTCCATCTACAGCTCCAACATTAATCTCATACATACTGGTTTCTTCATAATCAATTGTCCCTGAAATAGTTATTTCTcc carries:
- the LOC134401294 gene encoding protocadherin beta-16-like isoform X4; translation: MEKHHRNRQVWFLFLSLCVYGAICKPIHYSVPEEKKSGSLVANVLKDLKVDVKELSARRARLVSKSSKQYFQLDPHSGNVILKDKIDREALCGQNDPCVLLSEIVLENPVQLLRIEIQIEDVNDNSPKFSKNQFIFEIPELVPMDTRIPLERAQDSDRGENTVQNYSLSPNEYFRLDVQSHTDGSKYAELVLEKALDREVQARIALILSAVDGGIPKRTGTAQIIIDILDINDNFPQCEQTVYKVKLMENCPLDTLLTKVEASDRDIGTNAHITYSFSQVTENVLRSFKINKHTGEITISGTIDYEETSMYEINVGAVDGGGLSAYCKVIVEVEDENDNVPEVTVTFTASPLPEDSPTETVVALFSVTDQDSGDNGRTACTTETKLPFGLKAIGNNYYQLVTQQPLDREQVSEYNVTITATDRGSPRLTLVRIINIQISDINDNAPVFETSHYEMQLRENNIPGLLIGSVRAVDLDTEQNAKVTYSLLPGKIRDGPASSYISINSETGNLYAIRSIDYEDIKDFHVMVRATDKGSPPLSSEVIAHIHIMDDNDNAPFILYPLQNSTSLSNDLVPRGADASYLVTKVVAADRDSGQNSWLSYQLLKATDPGLFTVGAQNGEVRTTRPISNRESFKQNLIVMVRDNGHPPKSTSTTLRILLVDSFSDPYMKMMDDPKDEIVKEEDHTLTTYLIICLAAISSVFILSVMVFAAIKIQKHRNFLGTHNSACTFPVGPNSQENCVDSGTGTLSQAYNYEVCLAGGSLNSEFRFLRPLFPVFSVEPPNTQVNPRNSDGSQELSRAEESKLMSQARVSLSEDSAPRSGGPGCNVNQAIGANVNSGQSDWLAYQ